The Strix aluco isolate bStrAlu1 chromosome Z, bStrAlu1.hap1, whole genome shotgun sequence genome contains a region encoding:
- the SLC46A2 gene encoding solute carrier family 46 member 2, with translation MVGVTAMRAWIEPVVAGSQVASAFYDTALLLVVKNYYNQTNATAPSHALEDAQQKAVSNFYIIYNLVLGLSPLVSAYGLSKLGDRMHRKIPICFPLVGYLGSKTLLLLLILLGWPIEVMYGAAALNGLTGGFTTLWAGIMALGSLGSSESRRSLRLIVIELVYGLAGFLGSMASGYLFVGFSDRYQEGSVLVGCSIACYAFCLLYSIFVLTVPKSAASCPAKANSVKEVGSQLPAHTGAAAATAAESSQPSERSSSTPVSPSKLIIITLFVAAILYDLAVVGAMNVLPLFLLREPLSWNAVEIGYGNAAGYVIFITSFLGVFVFSKYLRDITMIMIGVASFSAGILIMAFVQWTFLFYIARAVMLFALIPLPTIRSMLSKHVEGSSYGKVFVLLQLSLVTTGVVTSTIYNKIYQNTLNWYSGFCFILSFLVGCLSLLPLSIVAIKQRSTTGSIQILTE, from the exons ATGGTGGGGGTGACAGCAATGAGGGCATGGATTGAGCCGGTGGTTGCAGGTTCCCAAGTGGCCAGCGCCTTCTACGACACAGCGCTGCTGCTAGTGGTGAAGAACTACTACAACCAGACCAACGCCACTGCTCCATCCCATGCGCTGGAAGATGCTCAGCAGAAGGCTGTCTCTAACTTTTATATCATCTACAACCTAGTCCTAGGCCTGAGCCCGCTGGTGTCAGCCTACGGCTTGTCCAAGCTGGGGGACAGGATGCATCGGAAGATCCCCATCTGCTTCCCTCTTGTTGGCTACTTGGGCTCCAAAactctcctgctcctcctgatccTGCTGGGCTGGCCGATCGAGGTGATGTACGGGGCTGCTGCCCTCAATGGGCTGACGGGCGGTTTCACCACACTCTGGGCAGGCATCATGGCTCTGGGATCCCTGGGGTCCTCCGAAAGCAGGAGGTCTCTGCGGCTCATTGTTATTGAGCTGGTGTATGGCCTAGCTGGCTTTCTGGGAAGCATGGCATCTGGCTACCTCTTTGTGGGCTTCAGTGACCGCTATCAAGAGGGCAGTGTGCTGGTGGGCTGCAGCATTGCTTGTTATGCTTTCTGCCTCCTCTACAGCATTTTTGTCCTGACAGTCCCCAAGTCAGCAGCTTCCTGCCCAGCCAAAGCCAACAGTGTAAAGGAGGTGGGCAGCCAGCTAccagcccacacaggagcagcagcagcaacagcagcagagagTTCCCAACCTTCAGAGAGAAGCAGCTCCACTCCAGTGTCCCCCTCAAAGCTCATCATCATCACGCTGTTTGTGGCAGCAATCCTCTATGACCTTGCTGTGGTTGGTGCAATGAACGTTCTCccactcttcctgctcagggaGCCTTTAAGTTGGAATGCTGTGGAGATTGGCTACGGCAATGCTGCTGGGTACGTGATCTTCATCACCAGCTTCCTAGGGGTATTTGTGTTCTCCAAATACCTGAGGGACATTACCATGATCATGATTGGAGTGGCATCCTTCAGTGCTGGCATCCTTATCATGGCTTTCGTGCAGTGGACGTTCCTGTTCTACATTG CACGGGCAGTGATGCTCTTTGCCCTCATCCCCTTACCAACCATCAGGTCCATGTTATCCAAGCATGTTGAAGGATCATCCTATG GTAAAGTGTTTGTCCTGCTGCAGTTGTCTTTAGTCACCACTGGAGTAGTGACATCTACAATCTACAACAAGATCTATCAAAACACACTAAACTGGTACAGTGGCTTCTGTTTCATCTTGTCTTTTCTAGTCGGCTGCCTGAGTCTCCTCCCTTTAAG CATTGTGGCTATCAAACAACGTTCAACCACTGGCTCCATACAGATTCTAACTGAGTGA